A region of Syngnathoides biaculeatus isolate LvHL_M chromosome 20, ASM1980259v1, whole genome shotgun sequence DNA encodes the following proteins:
- the LOC133493835 gene encoding uncharacterized protein LOC133493835 produces MEPTLQEVNDFYEAISKCGTKPAILSLILGYFDGYIPKQKRGLLPAPLTSLYEEDNLALSLEELQELSRGVTLSLTGEMVIPVQRETIGQSNTKLWFRLRAGRITASQLRSACQSNPMNRLKSLVKKICYPGSHNCATKATRWGIQHEKVATFKYEKFMADDHTNFAVIDTGHHLNPRWPFLGASPDCLVRCSCFGMGVCEIKCPFSARDLTVDEAVKTPNCCLVSIANNAHHLSRNHPYYYRIQAQLHVSGRDYCHFIFCTSKDFYVERIQPDFEMWEEAVEKTELFFRRAILPELMA; encoded by the exons ATGGAACCAACGCTGCAGGAAGTTAACGACTTCTACGAGGCTATCTCCAAATGTGGAACTAAACCAGCAATCTTGTCATTGATTCTTGGCTACTTTGATGGCTACATTCCCAAACAGAAAAGAGGATTGTTACCAGCACCCTTGACTTCGCTGTATGAAGAGGACAACCTGGCACTATCATTGGAAGAGCTACAGGAACTAAGCAGGGGTGTCACCTTGAGCCTAACAGGTGAAATGGTAATACCAGTACAAAGGGAGACAATTGGACAATCTAACACAAAACTCTGGTTCAGACTACGTGCAGGGAGGATCACTGCATCACAGCTAAGATCTGCTTGCCAGAGTAACCCCATGAATCGCTTGAAGAGCCTGGTGAAGAAAATCTGTTACCCAGGTTCACACAACTGTGCCACAAAAGCAACGAG ATGGGGAATACAGCACGAGAAAGTTGCGACATTCAAATATGAGAAGTTCATGGCTGATGACCATACCAATTTTGCTGTAATTGATACAGGGCACCATCTCAACCCACGGTGGCCATTTCTTGGTGCATCTCCAGATTGTCTGGTCCGGTGTTCTTGCTTTGGCATGGGTGTTTGTGAAATTAAG tgcccaTTCTCAGCTAGAGATCTGACTGTAGATGAGGCAGTCAAAACTCCCAATTGTTGCCTTGTATCTATTGCCAACAATGCACATCACTTGTCTCGAAACCACCCTTACTATTATCGG attcAGGCTCAACTCCATGTATCAGGCAGAGATTATTGTCACTTCATTTTTTGTACATCGAAGGACTTCTACGTTGAACGAATACAACCTGATTTcgagatgtgggaagaagctgttgagaAGACAGAGCTTTTTTTTCGTCGCGCAATCCTTCCAGAGTTAATGGCATGA